A genomic region of Arachis stenosperma cultivar V10309 chromosome 9, arast.V10309.gnm1.PFL2, whole genome shotgun sequence contains the following coding sequences:
- the LOC130949575 gene encoding uncharacterized protein LOC130949575, protein MKNRGEAIKKLEFQVGYLSEKIPRPTDSFPSDTEKNPRGEAKKVRWEDCNMVTTNDKETEDKPSKLSEQPENTLVEKEKKDQQEPEISQQELVRLYAPFPQLLKGAVGKRMYSRFLDSFASLNVNIPFIKVIQQMPAFIKYMKELLPRKSSLKGGQTIVINKDCSTLIQTQLPAKRKDPGSFHVPCAIGETNFDRALCDLGASINLIPLSLVKRLQINEILPTDVVIRLADKTQKQAVGVVENVLLKVGKYFLPTDFVILDMEESHLHPIILGRPFLATARALIDVQKGELILRIHDEQLSFSVFELSLKKDEEDKEPSKVHHEILKEEASTEAQQAHPEIHWVDGQGQQQVPQVKEKLEEPKPPEVYEDINKSSSKRKVPRGWRNKKIPTEDFSPGDKVISAYFTDIPPNLPTVPSQLPKVFTINRVLSLEHVEIIDTTDDKYRKSLPSSF, encoded by the exons ATGAAGAATCGGGGGGAAGCAATCAAGAAGCTGGAATTCCAAGTGGGATATTTGTCTGAGAAGATACCCAGACCCACTGATAGCTTCCCAAGTGACACGGAGAAAAATCCGAGAGGTGAAGCGaagaaagtaagatgggaagaCTGCAATATGGTCACTACAAATGACAAGGAGACTGAAGACAAGCCAAGCAAGCTGTCAGAACAACCTGAAAATACCTTAgtagagaaggagaagaaagacCAACAAGAACCAGAAATCTCACAACAGGAGCTGGTGAGACTATATGCACCATTTCCTCAACTGCTAAAGGGTGCTGTGGGAAAGAGAATGTACTCAAGGTTCTTAGACTCATTTGCATCTTTGAATGTGAACATACCATTCATCAAGGTCATTCAGCAAATGCCAGCATTCATCAAGTATATGAAGGAACTACTTCCTAGGAAGAGCTCACTCAAGGGGGGCCAGACTATAGTGATAAACAAGGATTGTAGCACCCTCATTCAAACACAATTGCCTGCAAAAAGaaaagacccagggagttttcatGTCCCTTGTGCTATAGGGGAAACAAATTTTGATAGAGCACTTTGTGatttgggagcaagcatcaacttaataccCCTATCCCTGGTAAAAAGGCTGCAGATCAATGAGATACTACCTACAGATGTAGTCATAAGGCTGGCTGACAAGACTCAAAAGCAAGCAGTAGGAGTGGTGGAAAATGTGTTGCTCAAAGTTGGAAAATACTTTCTCCCAACAGACTTTGTCATTCTGGACATGGAAGAGAGTCACCTGCACCCAATCATATTGGGGAGACCATTTCTAGCTACTgctagagcactcatagatgtgcAGAAAGGAGAGCTAATATTAAGGATCCATGATGAACAATTGAGCTTCAGTGTTTTCGAACTTTCACTGAAAAAAGATGAAGAGGACAAAGAACCGAGCAAAGTGCATCATGAGATACTAAAGGAAGAAGCAAGCACTGAAGCACAACAAGCTCATCCTGAGATTCACTGGGTTGATGGACAAGGCCAGCAGCAAGTGCCACAGGTCAAGGAAAAATTGGAGGAACCTAAGCCACCAGAAGTTTATGAGGACATTAACAAAAGCTCATCAAAAAGGAAGGTACCAAGGGGGTGGCGGAACAAGAAGATTCCTACGGAAGATTTCTCTCCAGGGGATAAAGTAATCTCAGCCTACTTCACAGATATCCCCCCTAATCTCCCCACTGTACCATCTCAGCTACCTAAGGTCTTCACCATCAACAGAGTTCTCTCCTTGGAGCATGTAGAGATCATTGATAcaactgatgacaa gtacaggaagagccTCCCCTCTTCtttctga